In Kwoniella dejecticola CBS 10117 chromosome 4, complete sequence, one genomic interval encodes:
- a CDS encoding S-(hydroxymethyl)glutathione dehydrogenase, translating to MSTEGKTITCKAAIAWEAGKPLSIEDVEVAPPKDGEVRIKILYTGICHTDDYTLSGKDPEGAFPVILGHEGGGIVESIGSGVDNVKVGDHVVPLYTAECRECKFCKSGKTNLCGRVRATQGKGVMPDGTSRFKSKGKDILHFMGCSTFSQYTVVSKFSVVAVNEKAPLEKACLLGCGITTGYGAATKTPGIEDSNVAVFGIGCVGLSILQGAKAKNAKRIIAIDTNDKKEEWAKKFGATDFINPTKLPEGKSIVDYLVEETDGGLDFTFDATGNVHVMRSALEACHKGWGVCNVIGVAPAGAEIATRPFQLVTGRTWKGSAFGGVKGRTELPGIVDDYLAGTLWVDEFVTHHQQLEAINKGFDDMHAGDCIRCVVNMGFDDAP from the exons ATGTCCACCGAAGGAAAG ACTATCACTTGTAAAGCTGCTATCGCTTGGGAGGCTG GCAAGCCTCTTTCAATCGAGGATGTGGAAGTTGCTCCACCAAAAGATGGCGAAGTCAGAATCAAGATTCTCTA CACCGGTATCTGCCATAC TGACGACTACACCTTATCGGGTAAAGACCCTGAAGGTGCTTTCCCCGTCATCCTGGGACATGAAGGTGGTGGTATTGTCGAATCAATCGGGTCAGGCGTAGACAACGTCAAAGTTGGTGACCACGTCGTACCCCTGTACACTGCTG AGTGCAGGGAATGTAAATTCTGCAAATCTGGCAAAACCAATCTTTGCGGTAGAG TCCGAGCGACTCAAGGTAAAGGTGTGATGCCAGATGGAACTTCCAGATTCAAgagcaaaggcaaagacatCTTGCATTTC ATGGGATGCTCCACTTTCTCCCAATACACCGTCGTTTCCAAGTTCTCCGTGGTAGCAGTCAACGAGAAAGCCCCTCTCGAAAAGGCTTGTCTACTAGGATGTGGGATTACAACGGGTTACGGTGCGGCCACCAAAACCCCCGGTATTGAGGACTCCAATGTCGCTGTCTTCGGTATCGGATGTGTCGGGTTGAGTATCTTGCAAGGTGCAAAGGCTAAGAACGCCAAGAGGATTATCGCTATTGATACCAATGacaagaaagaggaatggGCCAAGAAATTCGGTGCTA CCGATTTCATCAACCCTACCAAGCTCCCTGAAGGCAAATCTATCGTTGACTACCTTGTCGAAGAGACTGATGGCGGACTTGACTTCACCTTTGATGCCACCGGTAAT GTTCACGTGATGAGATCTGCTCTTGAGGCATGTCACAAGGGTTGGGGTGTGTGCAACGTCATCGGTGTCGCTCCGGCTGGTGCTGAAATTGCCACTCGACC ATTCCAATTG GTCACCGGTCGAACATGGAAAGGTTCTGCTTTTGGTGGGGTGAAAGGTCGAACTGAACTTCCTGGTAtcgttgatg ACTACCTCGCGGGTACACTCTGGGTTGACGAGTTCGTTACCCATCACCAACAGTTGGAAGCCATTAACAAAGGATTTGACGACATGCAC GCCGGTGACTGTATCCGATGCGTTGTCAACATGGGTTTCGACGATGCCCCTTAG